Within Bactrocera oleae isolate idBacOlea1 chromosome 6, idBacOlea1, whole genome shotgun sequence, the genomic segment GCGACTGTGCCATTCCGAAAATTACGAACTAGTTCATTTATGGAGTTAACCGTTGAATTGCCCAATTTTTGTATGATATTCGAGTTTTTATACACCTTATTGTAGGGTATACAAGTGCACCAGTGTTCATCGATGGCTGCATCGTTACAAGAACGATCCAAAGGCACTGGTTCTAAAAGCGTTTGGCAATTCTGACAGCCTTCAGCCGCAGTTAGAAACTTGGATTTATCTTCAACACGCTCGGACATGCTGAGGAAATGCTTAAGTGTCATGTGCAGATCATACGGTGTGGTCAGACGATTTTTATTCACACTTAAAGCATTTACAAAGCTAGGGTATTTTTGCTTCAGATACTGTGGCAACCAAATAAAGATAAATGGTAATCGTTCCTCCATATGACCGGATGCGGTTGTGCGTGCAGGTCCAAAACGTAGACCGTGATCGCTGAAAAATACGACAATCATATGTTCGAGTATGCCTAACTTCGTTAAACGTTCCAAATAGTCAAGGACTACGACATCCATCGAAGAGCAGTCACTTAAGTTGTTGTGACTAAAAGAATTTGCCCAAAATAAACCGAATAATGGCTGGTCTTTGAAACGTGCGGCAAATTCAATGGCATAATCCAACACGAATTGTGCAGACTGCTGATAGCCGAGGCAAAAGGTGAGACCAGACTTATATGTTTTATGTAAGTGATGTTCCGCAGCTAGTTGGAATGGACGTAAGTAATAGTCTACGGGCGGTTTCGTAAATCCCACTTTGTAGTAGTTGAATGTACTTATATCTGCTGCATCTTCTCCATAACCTGTCACATAGCCATGTTCACGAAATGTATTCCAGATCAAGCTGCAGTTGTCTAAGGCACCCAAAACTCTTGGAGGGCATTTCGTAACTGTATTGTCTTTATTGTAACCAGCAAGTACAGCCATAAAATTCGGGAATGTATTGTCGTCTatctaatgaaaaaaatatgattgtaaatacaaatatttaaatattgtaatgaTACAAACTTTCAGTATCAGGTCATATGCTGTAAATGTAGtctaatttgaaaaaatgtctaATTCAAAAAACTCTTGTTAAAACATTCGTAAAATCGAACTAATAAATTCAAGTATGAGCCCAAACAGAAAATTAAGCGGCAAAGGGCTTACCACCGCTCTACTTCCCTATATTTCAAACATTCAAAGAGGTTCCACAGTAAGGACTTGTAGATATCGACACAATCCCGGGATCGTTATCTAATATAGTACTTTCTATGAACGCCTTGAGGCCGACCGGTATCGATGTCATTTCAGtgaaatttttactaatttctCTTAAAACTACTTATAggctttttcaaaaaatttgctaTGTGTAAGTAAATCACTAAGACAAGGCGCTTGAGGATAAAATTTGCAATTCCCACAACAACCGGTTCtacgataccggaattgacctgGATTTTATCTGGTAAAGTGCTGTTATTTCGAGGATCTATCCCTGTTTGGATTGGTAAGTAATAAGTTGAAACTATCATCATTTTTAGAGCAACACCTAGCAGCATTCCTCGGTATCCCCCTGGTCCGTGCTGGCATTGTGCCCAACTCGGGTCCGGATGAATTTTTCTGCTGCGTTTGCGCCAAAAGGCTCCACCATAATTCCATTATTAAATGCAATTCATGCAATGGTTGAAGCCATCTTAACACatgctcaggccttaagacacatagggagtAATCCCCAGGTTATGTGGCCCCATGCTGCTAATAATAGCATCTAGTCAACCATACAATTCTACTTGAGGATATCGAACAAACCACGCTTTATTCTGAAGAGGTGGAACTTGAACTATCTGAGCGGGCGTCAATCATCGGTCTTATTTCAAGGTAAACAATCTAAAGGATAATTAAAGAGGGAGTTTCATAGGGTGGTGTCCTCTTCCCGTTTCTGTTTAATCACTACATATCCAAACTCCCAAATTCACGGTAACCATATTTACCAAATGGACGAAGGAGTACTGACTGGACCTTTCGTCGATGACGTCAAAATTCCGACCCTAGCcctaaataaccctaaaattttaggtgtCACACTTGACATTCTGAACTCCTTCTCTCCGCACACAACCGAGATTGTCACAAAAGTGTTGAGACGCAACAAGATGCTCAAGGCGGCAGCACTTGGGCAAGGACAAAGAGACGTTATTgacaacatacaaggcaatcggccggccgatCATCAACTACGCAACCCCAATACGGTCGCGCGAATGCAGCAGGACGCAGATGGAGAAGATTCAGACCTGCCAGAACACCGCACTTCGGATTATAACAAGACGGCCCTTATGTCTCCTATCGAATATTTACACAATGAGGAACGCAAGCTTCCTGTCAAGGAGCACACCTCTCTCCAAGCAGTTCCTGTTCGGATGTTTTCGTCAAAATCACCCCCCAGTCACGTGTCTGAAGCGGAGGCGCCTCCCAGGAACACTAGGAGAACATTCCGCCAACACGTCGACGAACTAGCACCATATACCGACTAAGTTTCAGACGCGATCAACTCCATTCACAGCGGAGCTTCATTGACTCCCTCCCACTGAATGGCGTATTTGGAGTCCAaacaccacccattgcagaacaagagctcgagttgccgcgTGAAACAAGACTGACCCAAGCGCAACTTCGCTCTGGGTACTGTAGCaagttaaactcctacttaacCAGAGTAGACTCCAACATACAAAACTTATGTCCTGCATGCAACGAGTCCCCGAacgacactaaccacctctttgcatgccctggACCTACTGTTATGTTACTTCGATGACAGTTAACTTATTGCTTTTCCCCAAACAGGGTCTGGATAATAGCCCTAACCACAACAACAGGTTCAAGTTACACCGGTAAACAttattcagatatttttttatagaccTCTTAACACCtagtgaaatatttatattattatatattatctcATCTCTTATTGCcactttatgtacatatataatatactttcgGTTACCTTATTGTAGCCACTTAGTTCGAACCAATCATTGTCGTACAGATATTGGGCTGTCTTCGGCATGGCTCTTATCAAATTTACACGAGATATACTATCGATGCCGATCATTAGAATACTGGGCGGTTTTGTCCGGCCACGTTCAGTATCCTTCTTTTTCCAAGTTTTTAAACGCTCCCGCACTTTtggtttttcatttattaatggatgcccatttttatatacatttcgcTTATTAGAATCACATTgtactaaaatattttggatAGAAGGCGATAAAGAAACACTTTTCTTGAAAGGAACACATTTACTAAgtctgaaaaacaacaaataagaaatagagattacatttaaataatttttattaaaaacaattcagTTTTAATgacaatttacatatacatatagagtatttataaatagaataaatttatagttttgagAGAATCTTTTGCTAATTAGTAGACACTTCGCTGAACTTAACGATGTCATAAATAAACCTGAAGACTTACATTACTATAATTCTGACAATATTAGAAAAACACCATACAAGTGgttcaaatagtttttggatttgaaattATCAATCCAAAGACCGCTTACCACTCTTAATCTATATCTACACTCtatactaataaatattataaagaggaaagatttgattgtttgtttgttcgAATGGAATAGGCTCTGAATCCACTTGACGGATTAGATAAATGCTTTCATCGTTGGGAAGCTACACTATCTTTGGTGAAGATatgctatattatattttcaaaaaaatcttttattcaaaaataataattaaaatgccgcatttgtaaaagctctttatatattgtatatattagtattaatccttatcaaaattaattacttcatattcaAGACTGATTCAAGacctttatataactttttaaattattcgatTTGGAAAATTAAGTATTAGAAACGagaaaaaaggttaacttcggtGGCACCGATGCTataacacaaatacaaatgttccttacaagaacttgattccgatctaatttcgtgaagataccatcgtgaagattaaataaaaagggtttccatgcaagcattttactccgatcgttcagttaatatggcagctatatgctatactcatccgatctatacaattgcTTCGAagattgaattattgtcttaaataataatccatgctaaatttcgtgaaggtatctcGTCAAATAGAAAAGTGTCTCATACAAGtaattgattccgattgttcagttggtatggcagctatatgctatagtggtgcaaatcgttccgacaaatgagcagcttcttagtgacgAAAGGACAggtgctaaatttcagatcgatagcttaaaaactgagggactagttcgcgtatatacagacagacagatggaaaTTACTAAATCAACTCAGGGTCAATCTTTTGGggtcaaataatattaaaagtttgatGTTCACATCTCATCGTTTATATAAGGTCCTCTTCCCCCAAGTAAGACGGCAAACCAAGTGATctgctaatattatatattataaactagAGGACCCCGTTatcgcgttgctgtggctaaggtatacattaattacatactattcaatacagtaaaattgtatttatgaaataaaacgaAACCGTAATTCCAATGTAAGAATAACCAAGCGAACCACTTCcaaagttgaaaattattaatactaatttccttcgattctttattaaacacaaataaacataaaatataggttatgtgtgtcagattaccacagattactaaataggttatgcgaagtttgtatacttgcgttctgaaatctaactcatagtatacatatttaattattattaaatacttacattaaaatgaaatcatcactggtattattagtattaccgtcaaagtcggtacatttaattgtggcgagtaattttcaaaaattagtaaattacagcgatagaatttaattaagtaaccacatttcctaacaaacgatgctctttcaatatagtctatggctgtgaatgacgacgACATTCGTTACGcacgttttttaaaatatgcaaaattaaatgtatttttttcgtaagaaccttctacagagtattgaaaactacaaaaaaacaacagccaaatcggtctagccgttctcaagttatgggcTGACAACGGGAAatgggtttcatttttatatatatagattagctgtcttcgatgcACTTCTTTCTACTTTCCGTGATATTTAGTATTCTCTTACTTTCCATTCCTATAAACAATTATAGTTTATTTCAAGTCTTAAGTTTTGGAAAtcattgtttgttttattttttattaaaatttttgagagtaATTTGCTCTATGTATATGCCAttactaaatttaaaatgtgtaaaacaaaaCTAGGTACAATAAAGATAGCGATTATACCTCTTTAGCgcggtatacacatatgtacttgtatcaATTCAACTGGATAActctgttgttgcttttatatcttaggtaaatttcttaaaaagagAGCGGAGCGCAAATATAGGGGCGGAAAAGTAGTATAGCGAAGACATCTATTGTTGGTTATGTAAAGTGCTTTATCCCCtcttttaatacaaataaattcaataaatatttgcacaaaacaaaaggttcatTAATATTTCAGCATAAAAAGGGTCTTCGGAAATAGCTTTCATTGGGACTGGCAAAACAAATGTAtgattttgtattataaaaccgaagattatttataatttagtcaatgttatatatatatatttttttattttatttcatacatttttgacAAGGAGATTGCATTTCCACTATTCACCTACAGAAAGGACGCGGATCTATTTTAGCATTTACTATGTTCACAATAGATATCTATCGTCGAGAACCTCAGCACTTACTATTCACAAAACACTTTAAGTCACTTACACATAACTGAAAagtcaaacaaacaaacaatctTAATCACCTTGGTTAAAGTTATTTGTCTCAAAGTGTCCCTGCAATTTTGGTTTACtatgaaaaaagtaaatttctgGTTTGGTAAAACATTGTTTCCAGATGAAAAATACATGAAAAGTGGTTGCCGGAAAAAAGATTTCAATTAATGGGTAGTtcacaatacatacaaatgagTATTTTAAAGGCCAAAAGtgtcataatcatcatcatcaaaaaatatattacaccTCTAATTGATTTTATGTCGAAGAATAAAGCCatattttgattgaaaaaaCGTAATTTCACTGTTAGGCCGCGTAGATATTTACAACGCTTTCGTTTTCCAAAGTGTAGGTAGGGTTTATTGCGGcaaaagtttgaaattaaagaaaatacattGGTTTTTACAACTCACTTTATTCAATACTTGCTGAAACCTTCCGCGTTGTCTATTATAGCCCGATAGCGACCTCCAGGTATGTTGGAGTAGCTGGCTTGGTTTTCATTAAAGCCCAAATATTCTCTATTGGACTGGCGTTTAGTGATTGTGATGACCAATGTAAAGTAACAGTATGAGTATCTAGTTTCAATTGAGTACAGAGTCTGCTCCTAAGTTTCGGATTATTGTCTTCTTGCAGTATCCAATCATAGTTATTTTTCTCGCAAAGCATTTCATATAACTTCAGTAAATCCTTTTTATACAGTTTTATAATTCTAACGGCGTTCAAGTTTTGTGTGAAGAATTGAAAACCCCAAATCCATGAGCAGAGAAGCATCCATAAACATGCATGTTTTGGGAACTGCTTAACCCTccttaaattaaatgtttgccATTTCTTAGCCAAACACGTCTCAAGGGGTTGAGCAATACAAAAGTTTactcatatgtaaatattacattGCTCCAATTACGGTTGATGTTTTCCGACGcccaatacaattttttataatgtgtGATTTTGAaagtattgattttatttcagtACTATTGCGTTTAATGTCAGAACTCTGGCAtgaccattaatataattttgaagaaaacttgTGCACTTATaagggcgaaaacgcaagccaggcggctgaaaatgtgaatagcgtttatggtcctgatactgtaacagccaattatgcgcaattttggtttcgtcgattcgttccggtaatttcgatgtcaaagatgcaccaagctctggaagaccaattatcgaaaaagatcgatcaaataatggaaatcgccgagtccaaacatcgattacgattgtccaggacctaaacattgcacaaaaaactgtTTAGAACCCTTTGAATACGActggatacgaaaagtaataattaaaacattaattttcatgcaaaaataatggatttctttttactgcattaggtatatgggggataCGAGAACCGACTtgattcaattaatttttgacataccGATATGGTATTATCAGGAGAGGATTCTCTACGAATTCCACTCATGGATGTCATACACGGAACGATAAGTTCGGTAAAAAGTCCACATTTTCAATAGATGCGGGCTTGATCACTTATAAtttgtgttatataggaagtaggtgtggtttcAATCCGATATCGTCCattgcactgtaacataggcaggtcaggataatgttgtttacaacatttggttgaaatcggtcaagtacAATAGATCCCGAGATATGGTACAAGTTATGtctatttattggttttcgattaatagcgttttgtgggcgtggcagtggtccgattacgcccagaaactcgtccttactttttttcCAAGGAACactttactaaattttattaatctcattttttacttaagttattgcttgcacggacgaacagacagacagacagtcactcagatttcaactcgtctcttcatcctgatcatttttatatacataaccctacatctaactcgattagtttgaggcgatataaacaaccgttaggtgaacaaaactattatacactgtagcaacatgttgcaag encodes:
- the LOC106616981 gene encoding uncharacterized protein isoform X1, producing the protein MATKSVSTIDSTDEDKEHLLKNGTKTQSNTNIDSTPINVSPKADATKSPGISKVIVQTEVLSCAGQQLLKNAVSSCWQKAMQRLTNTGKTGSPSAKYFNWSYRVLRRKQLLLLLAFVIFIVYLSSSMRGSDYADERIPVLHYSHVPGMKVSINSILYRASTSRFNKSVTARPLLTPPADTELPLPATALSTLELSETSTFDQTTQIAESFTDSTSQNPFTNDTYKIMRPPTGYLVWSESCRIPDVDVHAPDIMQHFKREKYKPCSNKKPLTTVAFNATSREYVLRIEGSEIKSFSKSGRIHCCYQSIMRNGTGTKADMDYRLSKCVPFKKSVSLSPSIQNILVQCDSNKRNVYKNGHPLINEKPKVRERLKTWKKKDTERGRTKPPSILMIGIDSISRVNLIRAMPKTAQYLYDNDWFELSGYNKIDDNTFPNFMAVLAGYNKDNTVTKCPPRVLGALDNCSLIWNTFREHGYVTGYGEDAADISTFNYYKVGFTKPPVDYYLRPFQLAAEHHLHKTYKSGLTFCLGYQQSAQFVLDYAIEFAARFKDQPLFGLFWANSFSHNNLSDCSSMDVVVLDYLERLTKLGILEHMIVVFFSDHGLRFGPARTTASGHMEERLPFIFIWLPQYLKQKYPSFVNALSVNKNRLTTPYDLHMTLKHFLSMSERVEDKSKFLTAAEGCQNCQTLLEPVPLDRSCNDAAIDEHWCTCIPYNKVYKNSNIIQKLGNSTVNSINELVRNFRNGTVASQCRALQLNNVVSAHRSYDAFRPKDANGTALDVYRLHFVTKPNNADFEVTLRYNPETEAIHITGEISRLDSYYKDSHCISDSFVKKYCSCA
- the LOC106616981 gene encoding uncharacterized protein isoform X3; the encoded protein is MATKSVSTIDSTDEDKEHLLKNGTKTQSNTNIDSTPINVSPKADATKSPGISKVIVQTEVLSCAGQQLLKNAVSSCWQKAMQRLTNTGKTGSPSAKYFNWSYRVLRRKQLLLLLAFVIFIVYLSSSMRGSDYADERIPVLHYSHVPGMKGYLVWSESCRIPDVDVHAPDIMQHFKREKYKPCSNKKPLTTVAFNATSREYVLRIEGSEIKSFSKSGRIHCCYQSIMRNGTGTKADMDYRLSKCVPFKKSVSLSPSIQNILVQCDSNKRNVYKNGHPLINEKPKVRERLKTWKKKDTERGRTKPPSILMIGIDSISRVNLIRAMPKTAQYLYDNDWFELSGYNKIDDNTFPNFMAVLAGYNKDNTVTKCPPRVLGALDNCSLIWNTFREHGYVTGYGEDAADISTFNYYKVGFTKPPVDYYLRPFQLAAEHHLHKTYKSGLTFCLGYQQSAQFVLDYAIEFAARFKDQPLFGLFWANSFSHNNLSDCSSMDVVVLDYLERLTKLGILEHMIVVFFSDHGLRFGPARTTASGHMEERLPFIFIWLPQYLKQKYPSFVNALSVNKNRLTTPYDLHMTLKHFLSMSERVEDKSKFLTAAEGCQNCQTLLEPVPLDRSCNDAAIDEHWCTCIPYNKVYKNSNIIQKLGNSTVNSINELVRNFRNGTVASQCRALQLNNVVSAHRSYDAFRPKDANGTALDVYRLHFVTKPNNADFEVTLRYNPETEAIHITGEISRLDSYYKDSHCISDSFVKKYCSCA
- the LOC106616981 gene encoding uncharacterized protein isoform X2, with the protein product MATKSVSTIDSTDEDKEHLLKNGTKTQSNTNIDSTPINVSPKDATKSPGISKVIVQTEVLSCAGQQLLKNAVSSCWQKAMQRLTNTGKTGSPSAKYFNWSYRVLRRKQLLLLLAFVIFIVYLSSSMRGSDYADERIPVLHYSHVPGMKVSINSILYRASTSRFNKSVTARPLLTPPADTELPLPATALSTLELSETSTFDQTTQIAESFTDSTSQNPFTNDTYKIMRPPTGYLVWSESCRIPDVDVHAPDIMQHFKREKYKPCSNKKPLTTVAFNATSREYVLRIEGSEIKSFSKSGRIHCCYQSIMRNGTGTKADMDYRLSKCVPFKKSVSLSPSIQNILVQCDSNKRNVYKNGHPLINEKPKVRERLKTWKKKDTERGRTKPPSILMIGIDSISRVNLIRAMPKTAQYLYDNDWFELSGYNKIDDNTFPNFMAVLAGYNKDNTVTKCPPRVLGALDNCSLIWNTFREHGYVTGYGEDAADISTFNYYKVGFTKPPVDYYLRPFQLAAEHHLHKTYKSGLTFCLGYQQSAQFVLDYAIEFAARFKDQPLFGLFWANSFSHNNLSDCSSMDVVVLDYLERLTKLGILEHMIVVFFSDHGLRFGPARTTASGHMEERLPFIFIWLPQYLKQKYPSFVNALSVNKNRLTTPYDLHMTLKHFLSMSERVEDKSKFLTAAEGCQNCQTLLEPVPLDRSCNDAAIDEHWCTCIPYNKVYKNSNIIQKLGNSTVNSINELVRNFRNGTVASQCRALQLNNVVSAHRSYDAFRPKDANGTALDVYRLHFVTKPNNADFEVTLRYNPETEAIHITGEISRLDSYYKDSHCISDSFVKKYCSCA